One window of Triplophysa rosa linkage group LG8, Trosa_1v2, whole genome shotgun sequence genomic DNA carries:
- the LOC130558317 gene encoding uncharacterized protein LOC130558317 isoform X2, translated as MANVSDVSVPLCADEETIALQSELEAVEKQIQDLLEKQSRLRERKTALETSRADARKSASPGFENTVSPNELHSCTGTPTAKGASQDWSDDPTAATGLRDPDQEPLCRPLRDGMQRCGHRRLNRPERTRFLH; from the exons atggctaatgtttcagatgtgtctgtacctctgtgtgcagatgaggaaacgatcgcacttcagtcggaactggaggctgtggagaagcagatccaggatctactagagaagcagtcacggctgcgagaacgaaaaacggcgctggaaacatccagagccgacgctcgcaaatccgcg agcccaggcttcgagaacacggtcagcccaaatgaacttcactcctgcaccggcacacccacggcgaaaggcgcgagccaggactggagcgatgacccaaccgccgccaccggtcttcgagatcccgaccaggaaccgctttgccgccctctgcgagacggaatgcaacgctgtggtcatcggagactcaatcgtccggaacgtacgcgcttcctccactaa
- the LOC130558317 gene encoding uncharacterized protein LOC130558317 isoform X1, which translates to MANVSDVSVPLCADEETIALQSELEAVEKQIQDLLEKQSRLRERKTALETSRADARKSAVSFHRDFNTPSTSTPRVSLHRAQASRTRSAQMNFTPAPAHPRRKARARTGAMTQPPPPVFEIPTRNRFAALCETECNAVVIGDSIVRNVRASSTKGKVRTHCFPGARVLDVSAQVPAILKDDANVGAVVLHAGVNDVRMRQSEILKRDFRSLIETVRNASPTARIIVSGPLPTYRRGNEKFSRLFALNKWLMSWCIEQKLLFVDNFDLFWERPRLFRPDGLHPSSIGAVLLSDNISKTLRTA; encoded by the coding sequence atggctaatgtttcagatgtgtctgtacctctgtgtgcagatgaggaaacgatcgcacttcagtcggaactggaggctgtggagaagcagatccaggatctactagagaagcagtcacggctgcgagaacgaaaaacggcgctggaaacatccagagccgacgctcgcaaatccgcggtaagttttcatcgcgattttaatactccttccacttctactccgcgtgtttctctgcacagagcccaggcttcgagaacacggtcagcccaaatgaacttcactcctgcaccggcacacccacggcgaaaggcgcgagccaggactggagcgatgacccaaccgccgccaccggtcttcgagatcccgaccaggaaccgctttgccgccctctgcgagacggaatgcaacgctgtggtcatcggagactcaatcgtccggaacgtacgcgcttcctccactaaaggtaaggtgcgcactcattgttttcctggcgcccgtgttcttgatgtctctgcgcaggtacctgcgatcctgaaggacgatgctaacgtcggagctgtcgtgctgcacgcgggggtgaatgacgtcaggatgaggcagtcggagatcctgaagagggacttcaggagtctgatcgagacggtacgcaacgcatcgcccacggcgaggatcatcgtatcagggccgcttcctacctaccgacgagggaatgaaaagttcagtagactatttgctctaaataaatggttgatgtcatggtgtattgaacagaagctgctctttgttgataattttgatctgttctgggagcgacctaggctcttccgccctgacggcctgcaccccagcagcatcggagcggttcttctgtctgacaacatctcaaagacgctacgcaccgcttga